The window TATTGAGGCTCAACTGATTCAAAGTTGCTTCAAAATTTATTGACCATAGGACAGCTTATGAGTACCGGTGACCATCCCAACAAGATTAAGATCAAAAACCAAGGTAAAAAAGGGTTGGTATGGATTGATTTAGAGATGACAGGGCTTGATACCTTAAATGATGAAATTATCGAGATTGCCACAGTTGTTACCGATGAAGATTTGAATGTCTTAGCAGAAGGTCCTGTTTTTGCCATCAAAGTATCTGACCGTAAATTAAACGGTATGGATGACTGGAATACTAAGCAACACGGACAGTCAGGGCTGGTTGATCGGGTTCGCCGTAGTACCGTAACTTTGAGCGAGGCCGAAGCTGAGACTATCAAGTTTTTGAATAAATGGGTCGATAGCGGCAAGTCGCCAATGTGTGGTAACTCTATCTGTCAAGATCGACGCTTTATGGCGCGCCAAATGCCAGAGTTAGAGAAGTTCTTTCATTACCGCAACCTTGATGTGTCTTCAATCAAAGAGCTGTGCTTCCGCTGGCGCCCTGATATTTTAAAGAACTTTGAGAAAGGCGGTAGTCACTTAGCGTTAGATGATATTCGTGATTCTATTCGTGAACTAAAACACTATCGTCAGCACTTTTTTAAATTGATTCCTTAGATCTAAATTGTTTAAGAGTAGATAGGATAGGAAGAAAAAAGAGGGTCTATTGAATAGTCAATAGACCCTCTTTTAATGTTTTTTTTATAGTTGCGTAGGGTGCGCTCTGCGCACCAATAACGAGATTATGACCAACAAGCGTTGCGCAGAGCACACCCTACACCTGAAAGTCGTCAAAACAAAACACTGCTTTGTTAGACTTGCAAGGAAAATCCTTTAAATAGGATTTTCTAATATCATCAAGCGGTGGGTTACGTTACACCAAAAATTTAAACTCAACTAATCCAAAGTTGGCGTTATTAGTATTGCTGTCAATATTTGCCTCTATATCTGTGGTAGTCGCCCCAATAACGGCGCTAACTTTAGGTTGGCGCGTTTCTTGATCAAGCAGTCGCCAATCACCAAGCACATAGCGGCTTTTGCCTTCATCGCTGCGATGAATTTCAGGACGATGAGTATGACCATGTAGCAGCGCGTCATATTTATAAAGTGCTTTGTTCACTGAAGCTTCATTCACATCCATGATATGAGCGGCTTTGGTAGTATTTTTCTTTTTACTTTTTTGTCTTATATTAGCGGCAATGGCCAAGCGTTTTTCTAACGACTTATTGAGTAAATACCACTGGGTCAAACGATGACGCATTATTCTGCGGAAAAACTGATATTTTTTATCATCGGTACATAGCGCATCGCCATGTTCTAAACGGTAGCTTTGCTGTCCAACAGATAACGCATAAGGTTCATAAATCATCTCGCCACCGAATAAGTTGCAAAATGGCTGGCCTAATAAAAAGTCTCGGTTGCCATGCATTACTAAGATTTCACAACCGTCTATACGTAGCTGTTTTAGCTTAATAATCAGCGGTGTTAGCCAATGAGTTTGGCGCTTATCTTCTGATAATGTTAAGTAGGCATCATCACCCAACCACACCTCAAACCAATCGCCTAAGATAAATAAACGCTTGAGCGCAGGCAAGGCTAGACAGTCATCAAGCAGCGCCAAAAAAGCCTGCACTAAGGCAGGCTCTTCAGGCGATAAATGCAAGTCGCTGATTAATAATTGCCGTACCTCATGGGGACGGGTTGTTATCAGATGATTGAAATTTTGCATTTATCATAACCTTAAATGATGGCTGGTTATTTATTTAGAAAGTACTTATTTAGAAACTGCTTATTTAGAAACTGCTTATTCAGAAACTGCTTATTTAGAAACAATGGTTGCTGAGTTGATGATAACCGCTTCTTTTGGCACATCAGCATGCATGCCGAAACGACCAGTAGGAACGCCTCTCATTTTTTCGATAACGTCCATACCGCTAGTCACTTTACCAAAGACCGTATAACCCCAACCTTGGGCATTTTTACCAGTATGGTTTAGGAAGTCATTGTCTTTTACGTTAACAAAGAACTGGCTGGTTGCTGAGTGTGGGTCTTGGGTACGCGCCATAGCAAGCGTGCCAGCTTCATTTTTTAGACCATTATCGGCTTCGTTTTCGATGGGAGCGTTGGTGCCTTTTTCATTCATATCTGCATCCATACCGCCGCCTTGAATCATAAAGCCGTCGATGATGCGATGAAAGATGGTTCCGTCATAATGACCAGATTTGACGTAGTTTAAGAAGTTTTCTACGGTTTTTGGGGCTTTTTCTTCGTTAAGTTCGATAACGATCGCACCCATAGTGGTGTCGAGTTCTACTACTGGCATATCTACCATGTTGTGTTCCTTTCTAATTGCAGTACCTGAATTGGCACTGTGGTGAGTTAATATTGTGGTTAGTCTAACGGCTTTTTTGTCGCCTGTCATGTATCAGGCTGTTAATGCATTCGTGAAACCTGATAGAATAACGCAACTTTATGATTTATCAATATAGTTTGTACCAAATAAAATAGATACGCTATGCTATATAATAAGCACACCGTA of the Psychrobacter sp. LV10R520-6 genome contains:
- a CDS encoding peptidylprolyl isomerase, with protein sequence MVDMPVVELDTTMGAIVIELNEEKAPKTVENFLNYVKSGHYDGTIFHRIIDGFMIQGGGMDADMNEKGTNAPIENEADNGLKNEAGTLAMARTQDPHSATSQFFVNVKDNDFLNHTGKNAQGWGYTVFGKVTSGMDVIEKMRGVPTGRFGMHADVPKEAVIINSATIVSK
- the orn gene encoding oligoribonuclease — encoded protein: MSTGDHPNKIKIKNQGKKGLVWIDLEMTGLDTLNDEIIEIATVVTDEDLNVLAEGPVFAIKVSDRKLNGMDDWNTKQHGQSGLVDRVRRSTVTLSEAEAETIKFLNKWVDSGKSPMCGNSICQDRRFMARQMPELEKFFHYRNLDVSSIKELCFRWRPDILKNFEKGGSHLALDDIRDSIRELKHYRQHFFKLIP
- a CDS encoding UDP-2,3-diacylglucosamine diphosphatase, encoding MQNFNHLITTRPHEVRQLLISDLHLSPEEPALVQAFLALLDDCLALPALKRLFILGDWFEVWLGDDAYLTLSEDKRQTHWLTPLIIKLKQLRIDGCEILVMHGNRDFLLGQPFCNLFGGEMIYEPYALSVGQQSYRLEHGDALCTDDKKYQFFRRIMRHRLTQWYLLNKSLEKRLAIAANIRQKSKKKNTTKAAHIMDVNEASVNKALYKYDALLHGHTHRPEIHRSDEGKSRYVLGDWRLLDQETRQPKVSAVIGATTTDIEANIDSNTNNANFGLVEFKFLV